The following are from one region of the Methyloversatilis discipulorum genome:
- a CDS encoding HAD-IC family P-type ATPase, with product MQRMNGSQEQAGLNEAEVAARRAQDGWNEIAAEKPHTLLATVLEVVREPMFLLLLGAGAIYLLMGDAHEALVLLGFVVLIIAVTVFQERRTEHALAALRDLSSPRALVMRNGAVQRIAGREVVRGDLLLLTEGDRVPADGVLLSANDLAVDESMLTGESVPVAKLPVDGGETLRVFSGTLVVRGRGTVEVTAIGEGTELGRIGKSLAETASGASPLQRELGLLARRLAGIGIALCVLLAVSYATLRGGWLDGVLYGITLAMSILPQEFPVILIVFLAFGARRIAARRVLTRRLSAIETLGQTTVLCTDKTGTLTRNRMEVAALAVDGELLALDGGVRLEALPETYHRLLEYAVLASETDPHDPMEQAFLRLAGDYLANTEHLHPDWQLAREYELSPDLLAMSHLWQAPDRRDSEVAAKGAPEAIIDLCHMAPDAAAHVMARAGELADRGLRVLAVAHAAHPPDAGMPDIQHDFEFRFIGLIGLADPLRAEVPAAVAECRAAGVRVLMITGDHPRTARAIAAQAGIDGARVLTGPDLAAMDAATFADAVAGCCVFARVSPQQKLAIVDALKTRGDIVAMTGDGVNDAPALKSAHIGIAMGRRGTDVAREAADLVLVEDDFAAIVDAIRLGRRIFRNLRHAMTYTLAVHVPIIALVAAPVLFGWPVLLAPVHIAFLELVIDPTCSIVFEADEAGEELMREPPRPRGAVLLPPSRIATSLLYGAIVSAALVAFDVWALDAGFAADEVRTLVFVALVASGIALIFTARASAADPSGLGQGTAVARWVIGGTLFALLLVTTVPWLAAQFSFAVVAPSVWLGACTLGLATLLPLLAARWLARALVAA from the coding sequence ATGCAGCGCATGAACGGGTCGCAGGAGCAGGCCGGGCTGAACGAAGCGGAGGTGGCTGCGCGTCGCGCGCAGGACGGCTGGAACGAGATCGCCGCCGAGAAGCCGCACACGCTGCTTGCCACGGTCTTGGAGGTAGTGCGGGAGCCGATGTTCCTGCTGCTGCTGGGCGCTGGCGCCATCTATCTGCTGATGGGCGACGCGCACGAAGCGCTGGTGCTGCTCGGCTTTGTCGTACTCATCATCGCCGTCACCGTCTTCCAGGAGCGGCGCACCGAACACGCGCTGGCTGCGCTGCGCGATCTGTCCAGCCCGCGCGCGCTGGTAATGCGCAACGGCGCGGTGCAGCGCATCGCCGGACGCGAGGTGGTGCGCGGCGATCTGCTGCTGCTGACCGAGGGCGACCGCGTGCCGGCCGATGGCGTGCTGCTGAGCGCCAACGATCTGGCGGTCGATGAATCGATGCTGACCGGCGAGTCGGTGCCGGTCGCCAAGCTGCCGGTCGACGGTGGCGAGACGCTGCGCGTGTTTTCCGGCACGCTGGTCGTGCGCGGTCGCGGTACGGTCGAGGTGACGGCGATCGGCGAAGGCACCGAGCTGGGGCGCATCGGCAAGTCGCTGGCCGAGACGGCCAGCGGTGCCTCGCCGCTGCAGCGCGAACTTGGGCTGCTGGCGCGCCGGCTGGCGGGGATAGGCATCGCGCTGTGCGTGCTGCTCGCGGTGTCGTACGCGACGCTGCGTGGCGGCTGGCTCGACGGTGTGCTGTATGGCATCACGCTGGCGATGAGCATCCTGCCGCAGGAATTTCCGGTCATCCTGATCGTGTTCCTCGCCTTCGGCGCGCGCCGCATCGCCGCCCGCCGCGTGCTCACGCGCCGGCTGTCGGCGATCGAAACGCTGGGCCAGACCACCGTGCTGTGCACCGACAAGACCGGCACGCTCACCCGCAACCGGATGGAAGTCGCTGCGCTCGCGGTCGATGGCGAACTGCTGGCGCTCGACGGCGGCGTGCGGCTGGAGGCGTTGCCGGAAACCTATCACCGCCTGCTCGAATACGCGGTGCTGGCGAGCGAAACCGATCCGCACGACCCGATGGAACAGGCCTTTCTGCGACTGGCCGGCGACTATCTGGCCAATACCGAACACCTGCATCCGGACTGGCAACTGGCGCGCGAGTACGAACTGTCGCCCGACCTGCTGGCGATGTCGCACCTGTGGCAGGCGCCGGATCGGCGCGACAGCGAGGTGGCGGCCAAGGGCGCGCCCGAGGCCATCATCGACCTCTGCCATATGGCGCCGGACGCGGCGGCACACGTGATGGCGCGCGCCGGCGAACTGGCGGACCGCGGTCTGCGCGTGCTCGCGGTGGCGCATGCGGCACACCCGCCGGATGCGGGCATGCCGGACATCCAGCACGATTTCGAATTCCGCTTCATCGGCCTGATCGGGCTGGCCGACCCGCTGCGCGCCGAGGTGCCGGCGGCGGTCGCCGAATGCCGCGCGGCCGGCGTGCGTGTGCTCATGATCACCGGCGACCACCCGCGCACCGCGCGCGCGATCGCGGCGCAGGCCGGCATCGACGGCGCCCGAGTGCTGACCGGCCCGGATCTGGCAGCGATGGACGCCGCGACCTTCGCCGACGCGGTCGCCGGCTGCTGCGTGTTCGCGCGCGTCAGCCCGCAGCAGAAGCTGGCCATCGTCGATGCGCTGAAGACGCGCGGCGACATCGTGGCGATGACCGGCGACGGCGTGAATGACGCACCGGCGCTGAAATCCGCGCACATCGGCATCGCCATGGGCCGGCGCGGCACCGACGTCGCGCGCGAGGCGGCCGACCTGGTGCTGGTCGAGGACGACTTCGCCGCCATCGTCGATGCGATACGGCTGGGCCGCCGCATCTTCCGCAACCTGCGCCACGCGATGACCTACACGCTGGCGGTGCACGTGCCCATCATCGCGCTGGTGGCCGCGCCGGTGCTGTTCGGCTGGCCGGTGCTGCTGGCGCCGGTGCACATCGCCTTCCTCGAACTGGTGATCGACCCGACCTGTTCCATCGTGTTCGAGGCGGACGAGGCCGGCGAGGAACTGATGCGCGAGCCGCCGCGACCGCGCGGTGCAGTGCTGCTGCCGCCCTCGCGCATCGCGACCAGCCTGCTCTACGGCGCCATCGTGTCGGCTGCACTGGTGGCGTTCGATGTATGGGCGCTCGATGCCGGCTTCGCTGCCGATGAGGTCCGTACGCTGGTGTTCGTCGCGCTGGTGGCGAGCGGCATTGCGCTCATCTTCACCGCCCGCGCGTCGGCCGCCGACCCGAGCGGGCTCGGGCAGGGCACTGCGGTCGCGCGCTGGGTGATCGGCGGCACGCTGTTCGCGCTGCTGCTGGTCACCACGGTGCCCTGGCTGGCCGCACAGTTCTCCTTTGCCGTGGTCGCGCCGTCTGTGTGGCTGGGCGCCTGCACGCTCGGACTGGCGACGCTGCTGCCTCTGCTCGCTGCCCGTTGGCTTGCACGCGCGCTTGTGGCGGCATGA